In Bicyclus anynana chromosome 22, ilBicAnyn1.1, whole genome shotgun sequence, the following proteins share a genomic window:
- the LOC112057713 gene encoding chromatin target of PRMT1 protein, with the protein MVIEKLHGLQATKISLNERFTLLATAPLRQAQAARVPRQRRRSTGLFSFGQQINSRNLIDQIAQRLGQQSKRDAVRQRLGIPALRRFGSESSLPGLRRSRSFSNMSMRSVQSRDSWRQSNGNLSRSASFGNLSQGTWRGRGFRRRGGRMGLMRGRMRARGGKQQIVGKMRGQGRGQSRGRQMTRGQNGRGRGRGRGQGNTGRGGATTPNKPLVTKEELDLQLDQYMASTKTALDRELDEYMKNTMEME; encoded by the exons ATGGTTATAGAGAAGCTGCATGGTCTGCAGGCAACAAAAATCAGTCTCAATGAGCGGTTCACGTTGTTGGCAACCGCGCCGTTACGGCAAGCACAAGCTGCTAGGGTGCCGAGGCAGCGGAGGAGGTCGACCGGCCTGTTCTCATTCGGACAACAGATAAACAGTCGAAATCTCATCGACCAGATTGCTCAACGGTTAGGACAGCAGTCCAAGAGG gatgCAGTAAGACAACGGCTGGGCATCCCAGCGCTAAGACGCTTTGGCAGTGAGAGCAGTCTGCCCGGACTGCGCAGGTCTAGGAGTTTCAGCAATATGAGTATGCGGAGTGTCCAGTCTAGGGACAGCTGGAGACAGTCTAATGGCAACTTGAG CCGGTCAGCGTCATTCGGCAACTTGTCGCAGGGCACGTGGCGAGGACGCGGCTTCCGGCGACGTGGTGGACGCATGGGCCTCATGAGAGGTCGCATGAG AGCACGCGGCGGTAAACAACAAATCGTGGGCAAGATGCGTGGGCAAGGACGTGGTCAATCTCGTGGGCGACAGATGACCCGTGGGCAAAATGGGCGCGGTCGAGGGCGCGGCCGCGGGCAAGGCAATACGGGAAGAG GGGGTGCCACCACTCCAAATAAGCCGTTGGTGACCAAGGAAGAGTTGGACCTCCAGCTGGACCAGTACATGGCGAGCACCAAGACAGCCCTGGACAGAGAGTTGGATGAGTACATGAAGAACACCATGGAAATGGAGTAA